AATTCACCAACAGGCAACGGCCCATGCAGAAATCCTGGCGATAGAACAAGGAAACAAAGCACTGAATAGTTGGCGATTGACAGGTACCACTCTCTATGTTACAATGGAGCCCTGTGTGATGTGTGGTGGAGCCATGATACAAAGTCGTATAGCCCGATTGGTATTTGGTGCCTATGATCCCAAAGGCGGTGCCTGCGGTTCCGTAATCAATCTCTTTGATAAAGAAGATTTTAACCATAAAGTGGAGGTTACCGGCGGGGTATTGGAAGAAGCCTGCAGCAAAATATTAACCGGTTTTTTTCAAGAGCTTCGAAGAACCAAAAAAGAGGCGAAAGCCGCGAAACAAAAAGCAGAAAAAGAACAGTAAGATAAAGAAACAGTAAGAAAAATACGGAGAGATGTCCGAGTTGGCTAAGGGGCACGCCTGGAAAGCGTGTAAGGCCGAAAGGCCCCGCGGGTTCGAGTCCCGCTCTCTCCGCCATTAATAGTTCTCAAGTTTACTGTGCTAGATGGGGAGGTAGCGGTGCCTTGTAACCTGCAATCCGCTATAGCAGGATCGAAGCCTCACCGAGGATTGCTCACTGTAGAGCAGCCCTTAGTAAGTGGTGTTGACCGTTGGGTCTTACGCAACGAAAGCTCATGAATCCCGTCAGGTCCGGAAGGAAGCAGCGGTAAGTGATCCCTTTCGTGTGTCGTAGGGGTGCCTAATTCGAGCTAACTGCTAAGGTAACGTCTATGGTGACGGTTCGAAGTGAGGTGCACAGTATTTAATATAGTATGATTTTAAAAAGACTTACAGTAAAAATCAAAAAAACCTATAAGAAATAAGAAAATAAGCGTAAAAAAATAAGATAACAACCCCCCTGGAATTATAGATTTCAAGGGGGTTTTGTTATGAATAATTTTTTTGAGGCTTAAAACAGGGAAATGTCTCCGTTGGTGGTGTAAGCCTGAACATCGAAGGCGTGATCCATTTCTTCCAAGTGCTTGCTACGCCCATTAAT
The sequence above is a segment of the Isachenkonia alkalipeptolytica genome. Coding sequences within it:
- the tadA gene encoding tRNA adenosine(34) deaminase TadA, with the translated sequence MEDYCDQYYMTLAIKEGEKAKALGEVPIGALLVKDGEVLAKAHNLREIHQQATAHAEILAIEQGNKALNSWRLTGTTLYVTMEPCVMCGGAMIQSRIARLVFGAYDPKGGACGSVINLFDKEDFNHKVEVTGGVLEEACSKILTGFFQELRRTKKEAKAAKQKAEKEQ